One segment of Syngnathus scovelli strain Florida chromosome 6, RoL_Ssco_1.2, whole genome shotgun sequence DNA contains the following:
- the LOC125971369 gene encoding titin isoform X2, protein MEAGTDKETGNERNDTAQPLHDTNPESSTSAIVEGQMAGSVERNTQNPKDQSAVDTAKETALKPTLQLTITTFTVKNGDDLKVEIPVLGNPAPKIEWKKNGQAVKETSRLELPTTSSMTVFHIRHATREHVGQYSITARNNAGSYTGEITVVVLEKPDPPIGPVKIDEVSSDYVSISWEPPEYTGGCQLDNYVVEKRDITNMEWQTVSATTVRTTIKATKLKTGSEYQFRVFAENRYGKSAAITSSIVLAQYPFSVPAAPGTPFISTVSKYSMLVEWAPPGRDGGSAVTGYHLERKEKNSILWTKLNKLAIPDTRFKTTGLEEGIEYEFRVFAENIAGLSSSSKISDCYVARDPCDPPGKPEAVVITKENITLQWAKPGYDGGSSITGYVVEKKELPDGRWTKANFTNVIENQFTVTDLTGGQSYMFRVTAKNGAGVWSKPSECITIFAEDVIERPSAIMDPKFKSTVIAQAGETLIIEADYFGKPLPEVRWLKDGEEINKATPRTDVKNTITHTTLTIRDCARVDGGCFVLSLTNIDGTTSMPVNVKVLDRPGSPEGPLRVKAVSGEKCNLHWNPPLNDGGASVSHYILEKRETSRVTWTGVDSHVETVSYKATKLTPGREYIFRVCAVNKFGVGEYLESEPFIAQNPFKTPSAPSTPAASAVTGDSVMLTWERPETDGGSEIDGYILEKRDKEGVRWTKCNKRRLNDLRFRCTGLTEGHYYQFRVSAENTAGVGAPSEPSDYIKVCDTSYPPGPPTNLKVTDHSCSTVSLSWSKPIYDGGAPINGFVVEMKEAADDKWLTCTPNTEDTKDTIKGLKQNAEYNFRVRATNANGVGEPVELPGSVVAAEKLEHPEIELDTALRKLVSVRACSTLRLYVAIRGRPEPEVQWSKEGGALSENAQIEVTGTYTLLMIENVNRNDTGKYVLTVTNCKGSKSAFVNVRVLDTPSVPTNLQVKDVQRDSVLITWEAPLIDGGAVISHYAVEKREENRKVFTSVCSNCTRNSCKIDNLQEGCFYYFRVLAVNEYGSGQSAETKEPVKVSEVASPPGKITHSDVTNDSVKLSWEKPDHDGGSKITRYIVEMQAKGHDKWRTCSESKTLETVIHGLTKEMEYFFRVSAVNEKGKSEPKLLLTPVIVRDTSAQPIISLLSSTFSVKAGNDLKIDVPFKGVPQPTVTWKKDGNILKETCRVNVCTSETSSQIIIKDATKIDVGLYEVTVTNSAGMTSAEIHVNVFEKPGPPCDLTVEEVSAEFVALKWQPPHYCGGCEISNYVVEKRDANSTIWQTVSATVARTSIKISRLTQGTEYYFRVAAENRYGKSSFVESEPVIAQYPFKVPSPPSNISVVSASKSVMVITWDPASSDGGSPIIGYHIERKDQSSILWTKLNKNPVTENRFKVTNVEEGLVYEFRVYAENIVGVGPCSNTSEPVAARDQCDPPRNLTVSNITNSSVSLSWEKPNYDGGAKIITFIVERKELPDTCWLKCNFTNLLDTFWEVTGLTEGEQYDFRVLAKNAAELFSAPSEATGPVTLQHDVEPPKIIIEDKFKQVLVVKVGDLLRIDADISGRPNPTVLWSKNSRAIGTKGRVEITTTKTHTCLLIRECVRKDSGQYTLSLQSTAGTTSIAFTCKVLDRPGPPAGPLQVSGLSAEKLTLSWGPPHETGGAEIMHYIVEKCETSRVAWTLIYGDLMATTCKITKLLKGNEYLFRVRAVNKYGEGETLESDPIRAVDPFNIPSAPTDVEVTSATSDAMTICWKRPVSDGGSRISGYIIEKRDKQGIRWLRVNKKPVYDLRVKATGLHEGCEYEFRVFAENAAGISEPSLPCPLTVAEDPQFLPSPPGKPTLLDSSKSSITLSWNKPLFDGGAPITGYKVEFRKSAEEDWSVGTQNTDKTEFKVTGLTSGTEYVFVVRSINKVGISEASPETDPYVTVDRVEEPRFDISTDIKKTLHVKEGSAFTFTVPFTGKPIPSVTWEKADVDLRIRGLINTTDSDTSITVEKVTRDDTGKYIVKLQNDAGNASLTLSVKVLDSPGPPTHLAVKNVTKNSATITWDIPENEGGASVKNYLVDILDISRKGWTRLTNRCHRLSYKVTDLEERGIYYFRVTAENEFGIGVPAETREGTTMTDSTNWETNPGA, encoded by the exons ATGGAGGcaggaacagacaaagaa ACAGGAAATGAAAGAAATGATACAGCTCAGCCCCTACATGATACTAATCCCGAGTCATCCACCTCTGCTATTGTTGAAG GGCAGATGGCTGGGTCTGTTGAAAGGAACACACAAAATCCCAAAGACCAGTCTGCTGTTGATACAGCAAAGGAAACGGCTTTAAAACCAACCCTCCAACTGACTATTACTACGTTTACAGTGAAAAATGGTGATGATTTGAAAGTAGAAATACCAGTGCTGGGTAATCCAGCCCCAAAGatagaatggaaaaaaaatggacaggcTGTCAAAGAGACATCCAGGCTGGAGCTCCCAACTACATCATCAATGACAGTTTTTCATATCAGACACGCTACCAGGGAGCATGTTGGTCAATACTCCATCACAGCACGCAACAACGCTGGAAGCTACACAGGAGAAATCACAGTGGTCGTTCTTGAAAAGCCCGACCCCCCAATTGGGCCTGTGAAAATTGATGAAGTTAGTTCCGACTATGTGTCCATTTCCTGGGAGCCACCCGAATACACAGGAGGCTGTCAGCTTGACAACTATGTCGTGGAGAAACGGGACATTACTAACATGGAGTGGCAAACCGTATCAGCAACGACAGTGCGGACAACAATCAAAGCCACCAAACTAAAGACTGGTAGTGAGTATCAATTCAGAGTGTTTGCAGAAAATAGGTATGGAAAGAGTGCTGCCATCACATCTTCAATTGTACTTGCGCAGTACCCATTTAGTGTGCCTGCGGCTCCTGGTACACCTTTTATATCCACAGTGTCAAAGTACAGTATGTTAGTTGAATGGGCACCCCCAGGCAGAGATGGAGGTAGTGCTGTCACTGGCTATCATCTGGAGCGAAAGGAGAAAAACAGCATCTTATGGACCAAGCTGAACAAACTCGCCATACCTGACACCCGATTCAAAACGACTGGCCTGGAGGAAGGCATTGAGTATGAATTCAGAGTCTTTGCTGAAAATATTGCTGGGCTCAGTTCATCGAGCAAGATATCTGACTGTTATGTCGCAAGAGATCCCTGTGATCCACCTGGTAAACCTGAAGCTGTTGTCATTACAAAAGAGAATATCACACTCCAGTGGGCCAAACCTGGCTATGATGGTGGCAGCTCTATTACAGGCTACGTTGTTGAAAAGAAGGAGCTTCCAGATGGCCGCTGGACGAAAGCAAACTTCACAAATGTTATTGAAAATCAGTTCACAGTTACAGATCTGACGGGAGGCCAAAGTTATATGTTCAGGGTCACTGCCAAGAATGGTGCAGGTGTCTGGAGCAAACCTTCTGAATGTATAACCATCTTTGCTGAAGATGTAATTGAAAGACCTTCTGCGATTATGGACCCCAAGTTCAAGAGTACAGTTATTGCCCAGGCTGGGGAAACACTTATAATTGAAGCGGATTACTTTGGAAAACCCCTTCCCGAAGTAAGGTGGCTGAAGGATGGTGAGGAAATTAACAAAGCTACCCCAAGGACTGATGTAAAAAACACCATCACTCATACAACACTGACTATCAGGGACTGTGCACGAGTGGACGGGGGATGCTTCGTCCTGAGTCTCACTAACATTGATGGAACAACATCCATGCCGGTCAATGTAAAGGTGCTGGACAGACCCGGTTCTCCAGAAGGACCTTTAAGGGTGAAAGCTGTCAGTGGTGAAAAATGTAATCTTCATTGGAACCCCCCTTTAAATGATGGCGGAGCCAGTGTTTCACATTACATTCTTGAAAAAAGGGAGACAAGCCGTGTTACATGGACAGGAGTTGATTCTCATGTTGAAACTGTCAGTTACAAAGCAACCAAGCTGACACCCGGGAGAGAATACATATTCCGTGTTTGTGCCGTGAACAAATTTGGTGTCGGGGAATATCTGGAATCAGAACCTTTCATCGCACAAAATCCTTTCAAAACACCCAGTGCTCCTTCTACCCCTGCTGCCAGTGCTGTGACCGGAGACTCTGTCATGTTGACGTGGGAAAGACCTGAGACTGACGGGGGCTCTGAGATAGATGGCTACATCCTGGAGAAACGTGATAAAGAGGGTGTTAGGTGGACAAAATGCAACAAGAGAAGACTGAATGACTTGCGCTTCAGATGCACAGGACTCACCGAGGGACATTATTATCAGTTTAGAGTATCGGCAGAGAATACCGCTGGTGTTGGTGCACCCAGTGAGCCAAGCGATTATATTAAAGTGTGTGATACATCATACCCTCCTGGTCCCCCTACCAACCTCAAAGTGACAGACCATTCGTGCAGTACTGTCTCTCTATCGTGGTCCAAGCCTATCTATGATGGTGGCGCGCCCATTAATGGATTTGTTGTTGAGATGAAAGAAGCAGCAGATGATAAGTGGCTAACATGCACACCAAACACTGAAGATACAAAAGACACCATAAAAGGTCTGAAGCAAAATGCAGAGTACAACTTTCGGGTGCGCGCAACAAATGCCAATGGAGTCGGCGAACCGGTGGAATTACCAGGGTCTGTGGTTGCAGCTGAGAAACTAGAGCACCCCGAAATTGAGTTGGACACAGCTTTGAGAAAGCTAGTTAGTGTTCGAGCCTGTTCAACGTTACGTCTCTATGTTGCTATCAGAGGAAGGCCGGAACCTGAAGTCCAATGGTCAAAGGAAGGTGGTGCTCTCAGTGAGAACGCACAAATAGAGGTGACAGGGACCTACACATTGCTGATGATTGAAAATGTGAACAGAAATGACACGGGAAAATATGTATTGACTGTTACGAACTGCAAGGGCTCCAAGTCAGCATTCGTCAATGTGCGAGTGTTGGATACTCCCAGTGTACCAACAAACCTCCAAGTGAAAGATGTTCAGAGAGATTCTGTGCTCATCACCTGGGAGGCTCCTCTCATTGATGGAGGAGCAGTGATTTCACATTATGCCGTGGAAAAGAGAGAGGAGAATAGAAAGGTTTTCACAAGTGTGTGTAGTAACTGCACAAGGAACTCGTGTAAAATTGACAACCTCCAAGAGGGATGTTTTTATTACTTCCGTGTCTTGGCTGTAAACGAGTATGGAAGTGGACAATCAGCTGAAACAAAAGAGCCTGTTAAAGTGTCTGAAGTGGCTTCTCCTCCTGGGAAAATTACACACAGCGATGTCACCAATGACAGCGTAAAACTCTCATGGGAAAAGCCAGATCATGACGGAGGCAGCAAAATTACACGTTATATTGTCGAAATGCAAGCAAAAGGACATGACAAGTGGAGAACCTGTTCTGAGAGTAAAACACTGGAAACAGTCATTCATGGACTGACAAAAGAAATGGAGTATTTCTTCAGAGTTAGTGCTGTGAATGAAAAGGGGAAGAGTGAGCCCAAGCTCCTGTTGACACCTGTTATCGTGAGAGACACAAGTGCTCAACCCATTATTAGTTTGCTGTCCAGCACATTTAGTGTGAAGGCAGGGAATGATTTGAAAATTGATGTGCCATTCAAGGGTGTACCACAGCCCACTGTAACATGGAAGAAAGATGGCAACATACTCAAAGAGACCTGCAGGGTCAATGTGTGTACATCAGAGACATCATCTCAAATCATAATCAAAGATGCAACAAAGATAGATGTTGGCCTGTATGAGGTAACCGTCACCAATTCCGCTGGAATGACATCTGCTGAGATCCACGTGAATGTTTTTGAAAAACCTGGACCACCGTGTGATCTTACTGTGGAAGAAGTGAGCGCTGAATTTGTGGCTCTGAAATGGCAGCCCCCTCATTATTGTGGAGGATGTGAAATCTCTAATTATGTTGTTGAGAAGAGAGATGCAAACAGCACAATCTGGCAGACTGTGTCAGCCACCGTTGCCAGGACCTCGATAAAAATATCTCGTCTGACACAGGGCACTGAATATTACTTTCGTGTTGCTGCAGAAAATCGCTACGGGAAGAGCTCCTTTGTTGAGTCTGAACCAGTTATTGCTCAATATCCTTTCAAGGTTCCAAGTCCACCAAGCAATATCTCTGTTGTGAGTGCCTCAAAGTCTGTTATGGTCATTACATGGGACCCAGCGAGCAGTGATGGTGGCAGCCCGATTATTGGCTATCATATTGAACGCAAAGATCAAAGTAGTATTCTGTGgacaaaattaaacaaaaatcCAGTGACAGAGAACAGATTCAAAGTTACAAATGTTGAAGAAGGCCTCGTATATGAATTCCGGGTCTATGCTGAGAATATTGTTGGTGTAGGTCCCTGCAGTAATACCTCTGAGCCTGTTGCAGCGAGAGACCAGTGTGACCCCCCACGAAATCTCACAGTTTCCAACATAACAAACTCTTCAGTTTCCCTCTCCTGGGAGAAACCAAACTATGACGGTGGGGCTAAAATTATTACTTTCATTGTAGAGAGGAAAGAGCTTCCAGATACATGTTGGCTAAAATGTAACTTCACCAACTTACTTGATACCTTTTGGGAGGTGACTGGTCTCACAGAGGGTGAACAATATGACTTCAGGGTTCTTGCAAAGAATGCAGCTGAGCTCTTCAGTGCACCATCTGAGGCCACCGGACCCGTGACTCTGCAGCATGATGTGGAGCCACCTAAAATTATCATAGAGGACAAATTTAAACAGGTTTTGGTTGTCAAAGTAGGTGATCTCCTAAGAATAGATGCTGACATCTCAGGTCGCCCAAACCCTACAGTGTTATGGTCAAAGAATAGTAGAGCCATTGGCACAAAGGGTAGGGTTGAGATTACAACAACCAAGACGCATACGTGTCTGTTAATCCGGGAGTGTGTTCGAAAAGACTCTGGACAGTACACTCTGAGCCTCCAGAGTACTGCGGGTACCACATCTATTGCGTTTACATGCAAAGTCTTAGACAGGCCTGGTCCTCCAGCTGGACCCCTGCAAGTGTCTGGACTTTCAGCGGAGAAACTCACTTTATCATGGGGACCTCCTCACGAGACAGGCGGTGCAGAGATCATGCATTATATCGTTGAGAAGTGTGAAACCAGTCGTGTGGCCTGGACTCTTATCTATGGTGATTTGATGGCAACCACTTGCAAAATAACTAAGCTGCTTAAAGGGAATGAATACCTCTTTAGGGTGAGGGCAGTAAACAAGTATGGCGAAGGGGAGACTTTGGAAAGTGATCCCATCAGGGCAGTCGACCCCTTCAACATCCCATCCGCTCCAACGGATGTTGAGGTCACAAGTGCAACGAGTGACGCTATGACTATCTGCTGGAAGAGGCCAGTATCTGATGGAGGGAGCCGAATCAGCGGATACATCATTGAGAAGCGGGACAAGCAAGGCATTCGTTGGCTGCGTGTTAATAAGAAGCCTGTCTACGACCTACGAGTCAAAGCCACTGGCTTACATGAAGGATGTGAATATGAATTCCGGGTTTTTGCAGAGAATGCTGCAGGGATAAGTGAACCCAGTCTACCATGTCCTCTCACCGTGGCAGAAGATCCACAGTTTCTGCCTTCCCCTCCTGGAAAACCTACACTTCTCGATTCTTCCAAGTCCTCAATCACTCTGTCATGGAACAAGCCGCTGTTTGATGGAGGAGCACCAATTACAGGCTACAAAGTTGAATTCAGAAAATCTGCCGAAGAAGACTGGTCCGTTGGGACACAAAACACAGATAAAACTGAGTTTAAAGTAACTGGGCTCACTTCAGGGACAgaatatgtttttgttgttaGATCAATAAATAAGGTCGGCATCAGTGAAGCCAGTCCTGAAACGGATCCTTATGTGACTGTGGATAGAGTGGAAGAACCTAGGTTTGATATTAGCACTGACATTAAGAAGACCCTCCATGTCAAAGAAGGAAGTGCCTTCACCTTCACCGTGCCTTTCACGGGCAAACCTATTCCAAGTGTGACTTGGGAAAAAGCAGATGTGGATTTGAGAATCAGAGGACTGATCAACACCACCGACTCagacacctccatcactgtggaAAAAGTAACCCGCGATGATACAGGCAAATACATAGTCAAATTACAAAACGATGCCGGGAATGCCTCTTTGACTCTAAGTGTGAAGGTtctggattcccctggtccaccAACACATTTAGCTGTTAAAAATGTTACCAAGAACTCTGCCACAATTACTTGGGACATTCCTGAGAATGAGGGAGGAGCCTCCGTTAAGAACTATCTTGTTGACATACTGGACATCAGCAGAAAAGGATGGACAAGACTCACAAACAGATGCCACAGGTTGTCCTACAAGGTGACTGACCTGGAGGAAAGGGGGATCTACTACTTTAGAGTCACCGCTGAAAATGAATTTGGAATCGGTGTTCCGGCTGAGACGAGGGAAGGAACAACAATGACAG ATTCAACAAACTGGGAAACAAACCCGGGTGCTTAG